A single Streptomyces sp. Edi2 DNA region contains:
- a CDS encoding P-loop NTPase, whose product MATHTPEGATPSEDAVREALATVNDPEIHRPITELGMVKSVDIAADGAVAVVVYLTVSGCPMRETITSNVREAVERVEGVTSVAVELDVMSDEQRKELTASLRGGTPEREVPFAQPGSLTRVYAVASGKGGVGKSSVTVNLAAAMAADGLKVGVVDADIYGHSVPRMLGAYGKPTQVENMIMPPSANGVKVISIGMFTPGNAPVVWRGPMLHRALQQFLADVYWGDLDVLLLDLPPGTGDIAISVAQLVPNAEILVVTTPQQAAAEVAERAGSIAVQTHQKIVGVVENMSGLPCPHCDEMVDVFGTGGGERVAEGLTKTTGTQVPVLGAIPIDVRLREGGDEGKPVVLTDPDSPAGSAIRTIAGKLGGRQRGLQGMSLGITPRNKF is encoded by the coding sequence ATGGCTACCCACACGCCCGAAGGCGCCACCCCGAGCGAGGACGCGGTCCGCGAAGCGCTCGCGACGGTGAACGACCCCGAGATCCACCGCCCCATCACCGAGCTGGGGATGGTCAAATCGGTGGACATCGCGGCGGACGGCGCGGTGGCGGTCGTGGTCTACCTCACGGTCTCCGGCTGTCCGATGCGCGAGACGATCACCAGCAATGTGCGGGAGGCCGTCGAGCGGGTCGAGGGCGTCACCTCCGTCGCCGTCGAGCTGGACGTGATGAGCGACGAGCAGCGCAAGGAGCTGACGGCCTCGCTGCGCGGGGGCACCCCCGAGCGCGAGGTGCCGTTCGCCCAGCCCGGTTCGCTGACCCGGGTCTACGCCGTCGCCTCCGGCAAGGGCGGCGTCGGCAAGTCGTCGGTGACCGTCAACCTCGCCGCGGCGATGGCGGCCGACGGCCTGAAGGTCGGTGTCGTGGACGCCGACATCTACGGCCACTCCGTACCCCGCATGCTGGGCGCCTACGGCAAGCCCACCCAGGTCGAGAACATGATCATGCCGCCGTCGGCGAACGGCGTGAAGGTCATCTCGATCGGCATGTTCACCCCGGGCAACGCCCCGGTGGTCTGGCGCGGCCCGATGCTGCACCGTGCGCTCCAGCAGTTCCTGGCCGATGTGTACTGGGGCGACCTGGACGTGCTGCTGCTGGACCTGCCGCCCGGCACCGGCGATATCGCCATCTCGGTGGCCCAGCTCGTCCCGAACGCCGAGATCCTGGTCGTCACCACCCCGCAGCAGGCCGCGGCCGAGGTCGCCGAGCGGGCCGGTTCGATCGCCGTGCAGACCCACCAGAAGATCGTCGGCGTGGTCGAGAACATGTCCGGGCTGCCCTGCCCGCACTGCGACGAGATGGTCGATGTCTTCGGCACCGGCGGCGGCGAGCGGGTCGCCGAGGGCCTGACGAAGACGACCGGTACGCAGGTGCCGGTGCTCGGCGCGATCCCGATCGACGTCCGGCTGCGCGAGGGCGGCGACGAGGGCAAGCCGGTCGTGCTGACCGATCCCGACTCCCCCGCCGGCTCGGCGATCCGCACCATCGCGGGCAAGCTGGGCGGCCGCCAGCGCGGCCTGCAGGGCATGTCGCTGGGCATCACCCCGCGCAACAAGTTCTGA
- a CDS encoding DUF1003 domain-containing protein, which translates to MAGEERDGAGQRSRANGASAMRRGADRPRVRLDQPRAPRRTFLPEYDPEAFGRLSEKIARFLGTGRFIVWMTVTIILWVLWNTTAPSGLRFDQYPFIFLTLALSLQASYAAPLILLAQNRQDDRDRVTHEQDRKQNERSIADTEYLTREIAALRLGLGEVATRDWIRSELQDMLRDLELRQPAGAESDERDR; encoded by the coding sequence ATGGCCGGTGAGGAGCGGGACGGCGCCGGTCAGCGGTCGCGGGCGAACGGAGCCTCCGCGATGCGCCGGGGCGCGGACCGGCCGCGGGTGCGCCTCGACCAGCCGCGCGCGCCGCGCCGTACGTTCCTGCCGGAGTACGACCCGGAGGCGTTCGGGCGGCTTTCGGAGAAGATCGCCCGCTTCCTGGGAACCGGCCGCTTCATCGTCTGGATGACCGTCACCATCATCCTGTGGGTCCTGTGGAACACCACGGCGCCCAGTGGCCTGAGGTTCGATCAGTACCCGTTCATCTTCCTGACGCTGGCGCTGTCCCTGCAGGCGTCGTACGCCGCGCCGCTGATCCTGCTGGCGCAGAACCGCCAGGACGACCGCGACCGGGTCACCCACGAGCAGGACCGCAAGCAGAACGAGCGGTCCATCGCCGATACCGAGTATCTGACCAGGGAGATCGCGGCCCTGCGGCTCGGCCTGGGCGAGGTCGCCACCCGCGACTGGATCCGCTCCGAGCTCCAGGACATGCTGCGGGATCTGGAGCTGCGGCAGCCGGCCGGCGCGGAGAGTGATGAACGCGACCGCTGA
- a CDS encoding CBS domain-containing protein produces the protein MAVVTPRVFVSHLAGIAVFDPNGDQVGRLRDLVALLRVGDRPPRVLGVVVEVISRRRIFVPMTRVTGVESGQIIITGVVNMRRFEQRASETLVLGELLDRRVRLVETDEEVTVLDIGLTQLPARRDWEIDKVFVRKGKGGALRRKGETLTVEWSAVTGFSLEEHGQGAESLLATFEQLRPADLAGVLHHLSAKRRAEVAAALDDDRLADVLEELPEDDQVEIIGKLQDERAADVLEAMDPDDAADLLSELPEEEKERLLALMRPEEAADVRRLMSYEERTAGGLMTTEPIVLRPDATVADALARVRDPDLSPALAAQIYVCRPPDETPTGKYLGLVHFQRLLRDPPFTLVSSIADTDLPALPPDTPLPEVTSYLAAYNMVAAPVVDESGALLGAVTVDDVLDHLLPDDWREDGLHDPATAGLNGDRPLGESAHGR, from the coding sequence ATGGCAGTGGTGACTCCCCGGGTCTTCGTCTCCCATCTCGCCGGCATCGCCGTCTTCGACCCCAACGGCGACCAGGTCGGCCGGCTGCGGGACCTCGTCGCGCTGCTCCGGGTCGGGGACCGCCCCCCGCGGGTGCTCGGGGTGGTCGTCGAGGTGATCAGCAGGCGCCGGATCTTCGTGCCCATGACGCGGGTGACCGGGGTGGAGTCCGGCCAGATCATCATCACCGGCGTGGTCAATATGCGGCGCTTCGAGCAGCGGGCGTCCGAGACGCTGGTACTCGGCGAACTGCTCGACCGGCGGGTGCGCCTGGTGGAGACCGACGAGGAGGTCACCGTCCTCGACATCGGCCTCACCCAGCTGCCGGCCCGCCGCGACTGGGAGATCGACAAGGTCTTCGTACGGAAGGGCAAGGGCGGGGCGCTGCGGCGGAAGGGCGAGACGCTGACCGTGGAGTGGTCGGCGGTGACCGGCTTCTCGCTGGAGGAGCACGGGCAGGGCGCGGAGAGCCTGCTGGCCACCTTCGAACAGCTGCGGCCCGCCGACCTCGCCGGCGTGCTCCACCACCTCTCCGCCAAGCGGCGCGCCGAGGTCGCCGCGGCGCTCGACGACGACCGGCTGGCGGATGTCCTGGAGGAGCTGCCGGAGGACGACCAGGTCGAGATCATCGGCAAGCTGCAGGACGAGCGGGCCGCCGACGTCCTGGAGGCGATGGACCCGGACGACGCCGCCGATCTGCTCTCCGAGCTGCCGGAGGAGGAGAAGGAACGGCTGCTGGCGCTGATGCGGCCGGAGGAGGCCGCCGATGTGCGGCGGCTGATGTCGTACGAGGAGCGGACCGCGGGCGGGCTGATGACCACCGAGCCGATCGTGCTGCGCCCGGACGCGACGGTCGCGGACGCGCTGGCGCGGGTGCGCGACCCGGACCTCTCGCCCGCGCTGGCCGCCCAGATCTACGTCTGCCGGCCGCCGGACGAGACGCCCACCGGCAAGTACCTGGGCCTGGTGCACTTCCAACGGCTGCTGCGCGACCCGCCGTTCACCCTCGTCAGCTCGATCGCCGACACCGATCTGCCGGCCCTGCCCCCGGACACCCCGCTGCCGGAGGTGACCAGCTATCTGGCCGCGTACAACATGGTCGCCGCCCCGGTCGTGGACGAGAGCGGGGCGCTGCTGGGTGCGGTCACCGTCGACGACGTACTGGACCACCTGCTGCCGGACGACTGGCGGGAGGACGGGCTGCACGACCCGGCCACGGCCGGTCTGAACGGCGACCGGCCCCTGGGGGAGAGTGCCCATGGCCGGTGA
- a CDS encoding magnesium and cobalt transport protein CorA, protein MSMIRDLRAAVRPSRRRDSTPYSYEKSAPACSNSAIVDCGVYREGRRVSEHVTPAAAMASVRSEGGFAWIGLHEPTEAEFAGIAQEFGLHPLAVEDAVHAHQRPKLERYDETLFTVFKTVHYVEHTELTATSEVVETGEVMCFTGRDFIVTVRHGGQGSLRALRHRLQDDPELLAKGPSAVLHAIADQVVDGYMAVAGAVQDDIDEVEIDVFSSGTNGKGIGGKGSPKGGDAGRIYQLKREVLEFKRAVSPLLRPMQLLSERPMRLVDSDIQKYFRDVADHLARVNEQVLSFDDLLNSILQANLAQAAVAQNEDMRKITAWAAIFAVPTMIAGIYGMNFDYMPELHWKFGYPAMMLVTVAICFGIHRGFKRNGWL, encoded by the coding sequence ATGTCGATGATCCGTGACCTGCGCGCCGCCGTCCGCCCGTCCCGGCGGCGCGACAGCACCCCGTACAGCTACGAGAAGTCCGCCCCGGCCTGCAGCAACAGCGCCATCGTCGACTGCGGCGTGTACCGCGAGGGCCGCCGGGTGAGCGAGCACGTCACCCCGGCCGCGGCGATGGCCTCGGTCCGCTCCGAGGGGGGCTTCGCCTGGATCGGGCTGCATGAGCCCACCGAGGCCGAATTCGCCGGTATCGCCCAGGAGTTCGGGCTGCACCCGCTCGCCGTCGAGGACGCCGTGCACGCCCACCAGCGGCCGAAGCTGGAGCGCTACGACGAGACCCTGTTCACCGTCTTCAAGACGGTCCACTACGTGGAGCACACCGAGCTGACCGCCACCAGTGAGGTGGTGGAGACCGGTGAGGTGATGTGCTTCACCGGCCGGGACTTCATCGTCACCGTGCGGCACGGCGGCCAGGGCTCGCTGCGCGCGCTGCGGCACCGGCTGCAGGACGACCCGGAACTGCTGGCCAAGGGGCCGTCCGCGGTGCTGCACGCCATCGCCGACCAGGTCGTCGACGGCTATATGGCGGTCGCGGGCGCGGTCCAGGACGACATCGACGAGGTGGAGATCGACGTCTTCAGCTCGGGCACCAACGGCAAGGGCATCGGCGGCAAGGGCTCCCCCAAGGGCGGCGACGCCGGGCGGATCTACCAACTCAAGCGTGAGGTACTGGAGTTCAAGCGCGCGGTGTCGCCGCTGCTGCGGCCGATGCAGCTGCTGAGCGAGCGTCCGATGCGGCTGGTCGACTCCGACATCCAGAAGTACTTCCGGGATGTCGCCGACCACCTGGCGCGGGTCAACGAGCAGGTGCTGTCCTTCGACGATCTGCTCAACTCCATCCTGCAGGCCAACCTCGCGCAGGCGGCCGTCGCGCAGAACGAGGACATGCGCAAGATCACGGCATGGGCGGCGATCTTCGCCGTCCCCACGATGATCGCCGGGATCTACGGCATGAACTTCGACTACATGCCCGAGCTGCACTGGAAGTTCGGCTATCCGGCGATGATGCTGGTGACGGTCGCCATCTGCTTCGGCATCCACCGCGGGTTCAAGCGCAACGGGTGGCTCTGA
- a CDS encoding suppressor of fused domain protein — protein sequence MSDVLELVEARLRTTLGEPDARAAVTFLGTDRIEVLRFVDNGVVRYATLGMSAQPMADPTAVLADPLRGPRAELLLSVRAGRVESDKVLRPLAVLAASPQVEGVVVAPGASLDVGEPLWPGAAFTSVLVASPGGLVEDLALDEPREPVRFLPLLPMTPNEAAWKRVHGAEALEKRWLEHGTDLRDPLRAGVSLD from the coding sequence ATGTCTGACGTTCTTGAGCTGGTCGAGGCCCGGTTGCGGACGACCCTGGGCGAGCCGGACGCGCGCGCCGCCGTCACGTTCCTCGGCACCGACCGTATCGAGGTCCTCCGCTTCGTGGACAACGGGGTGGTGCGATACGCCACGCTCGGGATGTCCGCGCAGCCCATGGCCGATCCCACCGCCGTGCTGGCCGATCCGCTGCGCGGTCCGCGCGCCGAACTCCTGCTGTCCGTACGCGCCGGCCGCGTGGAGAGCGACAAGGTGCTCAGGCCGCTCGCCGTGCTCGCCGCGTCGCCGCAGGTCGAGGGGGTGGTGGTGGCTCCCGGGGCCTCGCTGGACGTGGGGGAGCCGCTGTGGCCGGGGGCGGCTTTCACCTCGGTTCTGGTCGCCTCGCCCGGGGGCCTCGTCGAAGACCTGGCGCTCGACGAGCCGAGGGAGCCGGTCCGCTTTCTGCCGCTGTTGCCGATGACGCCCAACGAGGCCGCCTGGAAGCGGGTGCACGGCGCCGAGGCCCTGGAGAAGCGCTGGCTGGAGCACGGTACGGATCTGCGTGACCCGCTGCGTGCGGGCGTATCGCTCGACTGA
- a CDS encoding MFS transporter codes for MSGTKGSSHGSGADDPLDEGGTSLLRQPKAVWATAGASVVAFMGIGLVDPILPSIARGLHATNSQVSLLFTSYFLITAVAMLVTGFVSSRIGGRKTLLAGLALVVVFAALSGMSGSVGELVGFRAGWGLGNALFVSTSLAVIVGAAAGGSAAAILLYESALGLGMACGPLLGAILGDMKWRYPFFGTAALMAIGFLAITAFLKEQPKPAARTSLLDPLKALGHGGLAATAVAAFFYNYAFFTVLAFTPFVLDMSPYKSGGVFFAWGVLLAVFSVIVAPRLQHRFGSLKVLGGSLLLLAADLIVLGYGDHTTAIACTVLSGAFIGLNNTVFTELALGVSDAPRPVASAGYNFVRWFAAAAAPFLAPKIEEWTDIHLPFVVAAGAAVTGAGIVAVRRRALTTEAGAPVPRHAGQEAVAVFAD; via the coding sequence ATGAGCGGCACGAAGGGCAGCAGCCACGGCAGCGGCGCGGACGATCCGCTCGACGAGGGCGGCACGTCCCTCCTCCGCCAGCCGAAGGCCGTATGGGCCACGGCGGGCGCCTCGGTCGTGGCCTTCATGGGCATCGGCCTCGTCGACCCGATCCTCCCCTCGATCGCGCGGGGCCTGCACGCCACCAACAGCCAGGTCTCCCTCCTCTTCACCTCCTACTTCCTGATCACCGCCGTCGCGATGCTCGTCACCGGCTTCGTCTCCAGCCGCATCGGCGGCCGCAAGACGCTGCTGGCCGGTCTGGCGCTGGTGGTGGTCTTCGCCGCGCTCTCCGGCATGTCGGGGTCGGTCGGCGAGCTCGTCGGCTTCCGGGCCGGCTGGGGCCTGGGCAACGCCCTGTTCGTCTCGACGTCGCTGGCGGTCATCGTGGGCGCGGCGGCCGGGGGTTCCGCGGCGGCGATCCTGCTCTACGAGTCCGCGCTCGGCCTCGGCATGGCCTGCGGCCCGCTGCTCGGCGCGATCCTCGGCGATATGAAGTGGCGCTACCCGTTCTTCGGCACCGCCGCCCTGATGGCCATCGGCTTCCTCGCCATCACGGCCTTCCTCAAGGAGCAGCCGAAGCCGGCGGCCAGGACCTCGCTCCTCGACCCGCTCAAGGCGCTCGGCCACGGCGGCCTGGCCGCCACCGCCGTGGCCGCGTTCTTCTACAACTACGCGTTCTTCACGGTGCTGGCCTTCACCCCGTTCGTGCTGGACATGTCGCCGTACAAGTCCGGTGGGGTCTTCTTCGCCTGGGGAGTGCTGCTCGCGGTGTTCTCGGTGATCGTGGCACCCCGGCTGCAGCACCGCTTCGGCTCGCTGAAGGTGCTGGGCGGCTCACTGCTGCTGCTCGCGGCCGACCTGATCGTCCTGGGCTACGGCGACCACACCACCGCCATCGCCTGCACGGTCCTCTCCGGCGCCTTCATCGGTCTGAACAACACCGTCTTCACGGAGCTGGCCCTGGGCGTCTCGGACGCGCCGCGCCCCGTGGCGAGCGCCGGCTACAACTTCGTCCGGTGGTTCGCGGCGGCGGCCGCACCGTTCCTCGCGCCCAAGATCGAGGAGTGGACCGATATCCACCTCCCCTTCGTGGTCGCGGCCGGGGCCGCGGTGACCGGCGCCGGCATCGTCGCCGTCCGGCGCCGCGCGCTGACCACCGAGGCCGGGGCGCCGGTACCGCGGCACGCCGGACAGGAAGCGGTCGCGGTCTTCGCCGACTGA
- a CDS encoding DUF6758 family protein — protein MRGEPSCPKCGGRVRAPGLFSDTWQCALHGTVHPLQPVVPPSVEALGVVVHRAQVPVWMPWPLPVGWLFTGVACAGDDRSGGRATAVACTGPGPLGGPGELLLIAEELGVGLGSRYAGIDGPDPGPHMCVDKPPHAKVLAAGRPTALWHVDGAPADRAVFAGEARGLWLWAIAWPEQSGLLLYDELVLTDLREAGAEVDLLPCGAISPRILG, from the coding sequence ATGAGGGGCGAACCCAGTTGCCCGAAGTGCGGAGGCCGGGTGCGGGCGCCCGGTCTCTTCTCCGACACCTGGCAGTGCGCGCTGCACGGCACCGTGCACCCACTCCAGCCCGTCGTCCCGCCGAGCGTCGAAGCGCTCGGCGTTGTCGTGCACCGCGCGCAGGTGCCCGTGTGGATGCCCTGGCCGCTGCCGGTCGGCTGGCTGTTCACCGGCGTGGCCTGCGCCGGTGACGACCGCAGCGGCGGCCGCGCGACCGCGGTGGCCTGCACGGGCCCCGGACCGCTCGGCGGCCCCGGCGAACTGCTGCTGATCGCCGAGGAGCTGGGCGTCGGCCTCGGCTCGCGCTACGCCGGTATCGACGGTCCCGACCCCGGCCCCCATATGTGCGTGGACAAGCCGCCGCATGCCAAGGTGCTCGCCGCCGGCCGCCCGACCGCCCTGTGGCACGTCGACGGTGCGCCTGCGGACCGTGCGGTCTTCGCGGGCGAGGCGCGCGGGCTGTGGCTCTGGGCGATCGCCTGGCCCGAGCAGTCGGGGCTGCTGCTCTACGACGAGCTGGTGCTGACCGATCTGCGCGAGGCGGGCGCCGAGGTGGACCTGCTGCCGTGCGGGGCCATCTCGCCGCGGATTCTGGGCTGA
- a CDS encoding PHP domain-containing protein → MRIDLHTHSTASDGTDTPAELVHGAAAAGLDVVALTDHDTVGGHADARAALPAGLTLVTGAELSCRLDGVSLHMLAYLFDPDEPELARERELVRDDRVPRAQGMVAKLRELGVPVTWEQVARIAGDGAVGRPHIATALVELGVVGSVSDAFTSEWLANDGRAYVEKHEFDPFDAIRLVKAAGGVTVFAHPLAVKRGSCVPESAIAELAAAGLDGIEVDHMDHDEPTRARLRGLAADLGLLTTGSSDYHGSRKTCRLGEYTTDPEIYGEIVRRATGAFPVPGTGG, encoded by the coding sequence GTGCGCATCGATCTGCACACCCACTCCACGGCGTCCGACGGGACGGACACCCCCGCGGAGCTGGTGCACGGCGCCGCGGCCGCGGGGCTGGACGTCGTCGCGCTGACCGACCACGACACCGTCGGCGGGCACGCCGATGCGCGGGCCGCACTGCCCGCGGGGCTGACGCTGGTCACCGGCGCCGAACTCTCCTGCCGGCTCGACGGGGTGAGTCTCCATATGCTCGCCTACCTCTTCGACCCCGACGAGCCGGAGCTCGCCCGCGAGCGCGAGCTGGTGCGGGACGACCGGGTGCCGCGGGCCCAGGGGATGGTCGCCAAGCTGCGGGAGCTCGGTGTGCCGGTCACCTGGGAGCAGGTCGCCCGGATCGCCGGCGACGGCGCCGTGGGACGGCCGCACATCGCCACCGCCCTCGTCGAGCTGGGCGTGGTCGGCTCCGTCTCGGACGCCTTCACCTCCGAGTGGCTGGCCAACGACGGGCGGGCGTACGTGGAGAAGCACGAGTTCGACCCGTTCGACGCGATCCGGCTGGTCAAGGCCGCCGGCGGGGTCACCGTCTTCGCGCACCCGCTGGCCGTCAAGCGCGGCTCCTGCGTACCGGAGAGCGCGATCGCCGAACTCGCCGCGGCCGGCCTCGACGGCATCGAGGTCGACCACATGGACCACGACGAGCCGACCCGCGCGCGGCTGCGCGGCCTGGCCGCCGACCTCGGCCTGCTGACCACCGGTTCCAGCGACTACCACGGCAGCCGCAAGACCTGCCGCCTCGGCGAATACACCACCGACCCCGAGATCTACGGCGAGATCGTGCGCCGCGCGACCGGCGCCTTCCCCGTTCCCGGCACGGGCGGCTGA
- a CDS encoding MarC family protein: MFDIAVFSTLFVTLFVIMDPPGITPIFLGLTSGRPAKVQRRMAWQAATVAFCVIAVFGLFGRQILGRLHISTPALMIAGGLLLLLVALDLLTGKSEEPTQTKDVNVALVPLGMPLLAGPGAIVSVILAVQHAHGFAAQLSVWTAIAAIHVVLYLVMRFSLVIIRVIKDGGVVLVTRLAGMMLSALAVQQIINGVLQVIQGA; this comes from the coding sequence GTGTTCGACATCGCTGTCTTCAGTACGCTCTTCGTCACCCTCTTCGTGATCATGGATCCGCCGGGTATCACCCCGATCTTCCTGGGCCTGACCTCCGGCCGGCCCGCCAAGGTGCAGCGCCGGATGGCCTGGCAGGCGGCCACCGTCGCGTTCTGCGTCATCGCCGTCTTCGGCCTCTTCGGCCGGCAGATCCTGGGGCGGCTGCACATCTCGACGCCCGCGCTGATGATCGCGGGCGGGCTGCTGCTCCTGCTGGTCGCGCTGGATCTGCTGACCGGGAAGTCGGAGGAGCCGACCCAGACCAAGGACGTCAATGTGGCGCTGGTGCCGCTGGGCATGCCGCTGCTGGCCGGGCCGGGCGCGATCGTCTCGGTGATCCTCGCGGTGCAGCACGCGCACGGTTTCGCCGCCCAGCTCTCCGTCTGGACGGCGATCGCGGCGATCCATGTGGTGCTCTACCTCGTGATGCGGTTCTCGCTGGTGATCATCCGCGTGATCAAGGACGGCGGAGTGGTCCTGGTGACGCGGCTGGCGGGCATGATGCTCTCCGCGCTGGCGGTGCAGCAGATCATCAATGGCGTGCTGCAGGTGATCCAGGGAGCCTGA
- a CDS encoding NYN domain-containing protein gives MNDVQPTGHTDLTALAAGIERTNELLTRVLAEVSTTPSTHAAFVDAGYVYAAAGRLVTGTEDRKAFDLDAEGIIEAFIDKARMIFPDSRLLRVYWYDGARRRIHTQEQQRIAELPDVKIRLGNLNANNQQKGVDSLIRSDLESLARHRAISDAVLIGGDEDLVSAVEAAQGYGARVHLWGIEASGGRNQAEPLLWEVDSARTFDLEFCKPYVTRRIGVECGDQMTGEGPAPSRAEVRFVGAQVAAQWLSERGREWVAGLLPGHPYLPGAVDQELLTAAEALLRHSLRSHADLRRVLRDGFWDHVQGQY, from the coding sequence ATGAACGACGTCCAGCCCACGGGCCACACCGACCTCACCGCGCTCGCCGCCGGGATCGAGCGCACGAACGAGCTGCTCACCCGGGTGCTCGCGGAGGTCTCCACCACCCCGTCCACCCATGCGGCCTTCGTGGACGCGGGCTATGTCTACGCCGCGGCGGGACGGCTGGTCACCGGCACGGAGGACCGCAAGGCGTTCGATCTCGACGCCGAAGGGATCATCGAGGCCTTTATCGACAAGGCCCGGATGATCTTCCCGGACAGCCGGCTGCTGCGCGTCTACTGGTACGACGGTGCCCGCCGCCGGATCCACACCCAGGAGCAGCAGCGGATCGCCGAGCTGCCCGATGTGAAGATCAGGCTCGGCAACCTCAACGCCAACAACCAGCAGAAGGGCGTCGACTCCCTGATCCGCTCCGACCTGGAGTCGCTGGCCCGGCACCGCGCGATCAGCGACGCGGTGCTCATCGGCGGCGACGAGGACCTGGTCTCCGCGGTGGAGGCGGCGCAGGGCTATGGCGCACGGGTGCATCTGTGGGGCATCGAGGCCTCGGGCGGCCGCAATCAGGCCGAGCCGCTGCTGTGGGAGGTCGACAGCGCGCGCACCTTCGACCTGGAGTTCTGCAAGCCGTACGTCACCCGGCGGATCGGCGTCGAGTGCGGCGACCAGATGACGGGCGAGGGGCCCGCGCCCAGCCGTGCGGAGGTCCGCTTCGTCGGCGCGCAGGTCGCCGCGCAGTGGCTCTCGGAACGCGGCCGCGAATGGGTGGCCGGGCTGCTGCCGGGCCACCCGTATCTGCCCGGCGCCGTCGACCAGGAACTCCTGACCGCCGCGGAGGCGCTGCTGCGGCACTCCCTGCGCAGCCATGCCGATCTGCGGCGGGTCCTGCGCGACGGCTTCTGGGACCACGTCCAGGGGCAGTACTAG
- a CDS encoding SRPBCC domain-containing protein, with the protein MTENPSTPPAGAEDDPHGIALTRTFDVRRELVFEAWTTPEHFAYWFGGELAVPVERMTMDARPGGVWTLVMRTPDGGELPFSGVYREVAAPERLEFTLKDAAAPSSEGEIVRVTLTDLGDRTEMAFRQLGGNLTSEQYRQAEAGWTGFFDRLTELLARA; encoded by the coding sequence ATGACCGAGAATCCGTCGACTCCCCCGGCCGGCGCCGAGGACGACCCCCACGGCATCGCGCTCACCCGGACCTTCGACGTCCGCCGTGAGCTGGTCTTCGAGGCGTGGACGACGCCGGAGCACTTTGCGTACTGGTTCGGTGGGGAGCTGGCGGTGCCGGTCGAGCGGATGACGATGGACGCCCGGCCCGGCGGGGTCTGGACGCTGGTCATGCGCACGCCGGACGGCGGTGAGCTGCCGTTCTCCGGGGTCTACCGCGAGGTCGCCGCCCCGGAACGGCTGGAGTTCACCCTCAAGGACGCGGCCGCACCGAGCTCCGAGGGCGAGATCGTCCGGGTCACCCTGACCGATCTCGGTGACCGTACGGAGATGGCCTTCCGCCAGCTCGGCGGCAACCTCACCTCCGAGCAGTACCGCCAGGCGGAGGCGGGCTGGACGGGCTTCTTCGACCGCCTCACCGAGCTGCTGGCGAGGGCCTGA
- a CDS encoding alpha/beta hydrolase, translating into MSRPPTLTLPACARAYRLDTERGAFAVHDARPEAAPIGTALLVPGFTGSKEDFIALLAPLAAAGFRAVAVDGRGQHESSGPRDERAYAQRELALDVLAQARALREPDGGPVHLLGHSLGGLVTRAAVLLDAAPFRSLTVLCSGPAAIEASQQARVRMLIEALGTLDMESVWRAMRELDPPEAADASTPPEIGAFLYRRWLNTVPEQLIATGRQMLAEPDRVAELARTGLATHVVSGAVDYAWPVPSMDAMAERLSARRTVIEGAEHSPNAERPQKTAEALAGFWSGVG; encoded by the coding sequence ATGAGCAGGCCGCCCACCCTCACACTGCCCGCGTGCGCCCGTGCGTACCGACTCGACACCGAGCGCGGCGCGTTCGCCGTGCACGACGCCCGGCCCGAGGCCGCGCCGATCGGGACCGCCCTGCTGGTGCCGGGATTCACCGGCAGCAAGGAGGACTTCATCGCCCTGCTGGCTCCGCTCGCCGCGGCCGGGTTCCGGGCGGTCGCCGTGGACGGGCGCGGGCAGCACGAATCCTCCGGCCCCCGCGATGAACGGGCGTACGCGCAAAGGGAGTTGGCGCTCGATGTGCTGGCCCAGGCGCGGGCCCTGCGGGAGCCGGACGGCGGTCCTGTGCATCTGCTGGGGCACTCGTTGGGCGGGCTGGTCACCCGGGCCGCCGTACTGCTCGACGCGGCCCCGTTCCGCTCGCTGACCGTGCTCTGCTCCGGGCCCGCCGCCATCGAGGCGTCCCAGCAGGCCCGGGTGCGGATGCTGATCGAGGCGCTGGGCACGCTCGACATGGAGAGCGTCTGGCGGGCGATGCGCGAGCTGGACCCTCCGGAGGCGGCGGACGCGTCGACGCCGCCGGAGATCGGCGCGTTCCTGTATCGCCGTTGGCTGAACACCGTTCCCGAGCAGCTGATCGCGACCGGCCGTCAGATGCTGGCGGAGCCCGACCGGGTGGCGGAGCTGGCCCGTACGGGGCTTGCCACGCATGTCGTCTCCGGCGCCGTCGACTACGCCTGGCCGGTGCCGTCGATGGATGCGATGGCCGAGCGGCTGTCCGCCCGGCGCACCGTCATCGAGGGCGCCGAACACTCCCCCAACGCCGAACGGCCGCAGAAGACGGCCGAGGCGCTCGCCGGGTTCTGGAGCGGTGTGGGCTGA